The genomic window AGTTGAGTAaatattgtttacttttttacgAGGTCAGACTGGATTTACAAAGGCGTAGACTCAGATCCTTTGTTGCATGAGTTATGACAAGTGGTCATCCACAATATGATTATGAGACTGTGAAAAAAGAACGTTTGTAGCAAGTTTACGGAGACCGGTCCTGTTGATTTTTATAAGTGACATCGTGACTGAATCACAAAACTGATCGTGGTGATGGGAGATAAGGTAAGGGAAGTTCTGTGTGTGGTGTCAGCAGACATAAACTTTTAAGTGTATGGCCGAATTCGGTATGGCCTATCGACACAGCAAGTGACAGCTTTGAGAAAATAATTTCCtgatcctgccaccactttttcaatcgattttttatgaaataagatgaaatgaaataaaatgttgtatAATTTACCTTAAAAAAGTAAGATActcttttgtgtgtgtgaaaaaAGTTACACAAATGTGGTGGATTGCAGGCAGGCCTGAAAGTTTTCCACACCTTCATCCTAATAACATGACTAAATAGTACTAGTCCTACTCTTATTACATGTAATACACGATACAGTCAATGTATTATTAATAGAgcttgatttgaattgaacacCTAGCTAGCTATGCGCCTCTCTAAAAGACTCTATGCATTAGAACGTCACAATTCTATCCCAAAACGAGGCCATGGCATAggtgcagccactgcaagtagtagCAGACGTGCTCCtgtagcctcattttgggtaagattcaaattatgacgtcatgtatATTAAAAATGGCGTATTATTATTCAACCTGAGTACTCCTAAAAATATACTTTGTATACTTATTTTGAACACTCATTGCCCCAGGCTACAAATCAGCGCTTCAACCTTTTGCATGCGTGTGGATGTTCAAGTGCCAATTTGCAAATGGCAACACATGTTCAAAGTAAACAAACTCTACATGTTAACAAGATGCTGGTGCCTGCACAGTGAAGGTGCTTAAATCGTAATCATTTTGGTACAAAGTGACTACATGTatggtacaaagtgacttgggtacaaaatGATTTTAGTACAAAGTGACTATGGTACGAAGTGACTATTGGTATGAAGTGACTAATGgtatgaagtgacttgggtacaaagtgacttgggcacaaagtgacttgggtacaaagtgattTTGATATAAAGCgttttgggtacgaagtgacttctATACAAAGTGACTTCGaaacaaagtgacttgggtaacGAAGTTACTTGAGTACAGAGGGATTTTGGTACAAAGTGACTACATGTatggtacaaagtgacttgggtacaaaatGATTTTAGTACAAAGTGACTATGGTACGAAGTGACTATTGGTATGAAGTGACTAATGgtatgaagtgacttgggtacaaagtgacttgggcacaaagtgacttgggtacaaagtgattTTGATATAAAGCgttttgggtacgaagtgacttctATACAAAGTGACTTCGaaacaaagtgacttgggtaacGAAGTTACTTGAGTACAGAGGGATTTTGGTACAAAGTGACTACATGTatggtacaaagtgacttgggtacaaaatGATTTTAGTACAAAGTGACTATGGTACGAAGTGACTATTGGTATGAAGTGACTAATGgtatgaagtgacttgggtacaaagtgacttgggcacaaagtgacttgggtacaaagtgattTTGATATAAAGCgttttgggtacgaagtgacttctATACAAAGTGACTTGGTTACAAAGTGACTTTGGTCAACGTGACTTGGTTACAAAGTGACTTTGgtcaaagtgacttgggtacaaagtgactttgGTACAATGTGatttgggtacgaagtgactatggtacgaagtgacttgggtttGAAGTGACTTTGATACAAAGTGACTCCAGCACAAATTTACTTTGGTCAAAGTGATTTGGGTGCAAAGTGACTGGCATTCTAGTTACATAATTTGacagtttttcttcttcttaattTATCCAGGGTGACAATGAGGCGCCAGGTTCGGCCGGGCGAGGAAAATTCAAACATCAGAATCGAAAGAAACTCACAGCCAAAGAATTGAGTCAGATGAATCCTACACAAAGAAGTAAATACCTGGCTGTAAGTATGAACTCCAGAGACTCTGCATCAAGGGTTTCTGTTATTTCCTTATGTCTAGCTTTGCtgatgatttttttctgtgctaagcacaTTTCTACTGACCgcggcccaacttcatggctctgattAGCATGAGccaagaatcagcgcttacagaagcagggaattctgttctTATGTCAAGCTTATTTAATGGGTTAGGagggaatgttggctggtacgTGTGCATACTCCATGGTACTAGGCAGTCTTTGCTTACAAGGCTTGCAAGCAGAGAGAATGGTGactgtaagtgcagaattcggcaaaaagcagagccgtgaaattggcccctgatttTCTGTACAAGTTTGTTTGCCTAAAAaaaatttctgtgctaagcataTATTTCTACTCACTAGGCTTCCTTTTTATGAagctgtaagcataaaaacttgctaaacacGGAATAATGCTTAGTAAGAACGGGTAACCAGCCAAGGCTAAAATAGACCGTGTTGAATACGACATCAACATTCAAATaactgccctacaacatggcacTACAACAAGAGCGTGTGCGTGTGCGTACGTGTGCCATAGATATCAAGTGTTGAGCTCGCGCACCAATTGCTGTGGAGCTTCAGTGcctagattgtgcacaaaaatactctgcagttgtttattttttcaatagGCCTATACACGCAGGGCGCTACCAGTTTTgtttcgtcggattggtctataagTTTGCATTGTTCTGGCTGgtgaattaacttttttttctttcatgtttgTATAGTATGAAGGTGCAACAAAACAAGCAGCAGAAGGAATTGAGAACTCCAAAAAGAGAGTCTTGGAGCAGAAAAAGATGGACTTGATGTCGAGTAAAAAAGCTGCAGAGGTGGATGTCGAGAAGGAAAAACACAGTCAACTGATTGGTCAATTAAAGTAAGTTGTCATggcaactttaaaaaaaaatgttttgatgaTTTAATTGATGCCGGACACTGCTAGTGTTTCATAGAACACTGATCAAATTCTTGTCTGCACTTcctataaaatgaaaaattttctttACCAAAGCAATGCGTTGACCCATGTCAATTCGGAATCggtcaaattttgtgaattGTGTGTGCAGCTTTAGAGGATGTTTGGATGTTAAAGAGAAGatatttggtaatcacttttatAATAAATGGCAACAGTAAATGGttaaaagcctacagcagccattgatattataaaagcattgagaaacaattcacttCGAAGTCATGTagttatgtataaaaaaaagtgttatgTTACCAAACTTGAACCTGAAAAGCATTACCGCATAACGTTTCTGAGATTGTGTATTCTGTGTGGACATATTCGCTCCTGAGTTtcagtgatatctcaaaaatacaaaccctttttaaaatgaaatttgtagattttagttttttttgtgactttctacatttatatagaatTCATAAATTATCTACTCttgttggtggagagcgcgtcacgtgggtgtgcataaaccttttgttaatgcgcACTGGAACTCTGTTTATGCACActgagctggcttccgcgtgtcgggcacgcaagattatcacgcggaacgcgcaaatcatagctatcagcgcgtaatctaagcgagcgcgcatacacacaacccacgcgcctcAGACcaattcttcacaaagttttggaaaaaaatatttcaaacctcgaattttcaattgttaaagtgtctatagcAGTACttgtttacgttttttaacaaaagggcattatgaatgggaataaaagaatagtgactcgttcttcaaCTAATTAAAGCGATCATTAACGGTTCCAAAATCCAAATgctatactttgcctttaacaaGTCTTGCACAGTGCATTTCACACCAATTGAACGTGAGGTTAAAGACTTCTCTCACTTTCATTTAGGACtgtatctattggaaaatgagtcgCAAAACTAAATTTGACCGTTGAGTTCCTCTTTAATTACTTGAAGTTTGTTGagctttttcttttcagaaaccaGCCTGAAAATAAAGCAATGTTACTGATGCTcgttaattttgttattttttttttcttcttttcattttAGGGCTGCAGAAGCACGAAATAGACTAAGAGTTATGCGACTTCGGTATCAAAACAACAGGGTAAGGATTTGCTAAAAGAAACGTTTAACACTAGCAATGATGTAGTGTGTCGTGGCTGAGGGATTTAGTGTAACATTAAAGTTATGGTGGTTAATTCTTCGGGGTCTGGGTTTGAATACCGGTCATGACACAAGTccttcaagaaaaaaactttactatgattggtcgttgaagttgcgagataataatgaaagaaaaaaacacccttgtcacacgaagtcctgtgcatttagatggttgatttcaagacctcaaattctaaacttgaggtcttgaaatcaaattcctggaaaattacttctttctcgaaaactacgtcacctcagagggagctgcttctcacaatgttttatactatcaacctctccccattactggttaacaagtgaagttttatgctaataactattttgagtaattaccaatagtgtccactgcctttaattgccaGTAGGGTTATGACGCTGTAGGACATATGGGTCCTCGTTCCTGACTAATACCTGATCTATTTCTGCCCAACAGGCTCAAGAAGTCAAACATCTTATATCATGTCAGCCAACTGCCATCAAGGCTGTCCGACTCCAAGCCATGGTGCCTCCCGTTCCAGATAGATATAGCCCCGGTGATGAGCTTGACAAACTCCAGGTAaacttgatttcatatttgagaggccaaggccatttttattttgaaatcttGATTTCAGTGATTAggatgtaaaatttgcatcaagaataaagaattttatttgtttctaagCATCAGGGCAGGGGGATTTTCattaaggccaagaccagggcaacagaggccatgcccTCTGTGCTTTTCCATGCCTGACGCATATcccgatgtgtgtaaagcactgtaaaTAACACTATCAGTGTCTATACTTTACAAGTTCTGTGAATGCACAGGCAATTTACTCCGGATTTGAACCCCGAGACACTTGCTATTCTatagcagatgtcttaccactagaccactgagattgcctggtagctaaaGAAGTTCTAATCCTACAATCTAGCAGTAGATAATTTATGGGGTCAAAGACAATTACCGATCATAATGTCAAGTTATTTGACACGTGGTGTCAACGCAAACATCACCTGCATTaaggtttctcaaaaacttgaggtaccttccctttatgatgtttcttgaaaactggagGATCGgaatgaatgtacatgtatgtgtactcttccaataaccaatgatatAGCATCACTTTaagatatttttcttgaaaactagaggattggaatgaatgtactcttccaataaccaatgatgtaccatccctttatgatacgttttttgaaaactagactagaggattggaatgaatgtactctttctATAACCAgtaattttgtttacctttaACTTAAATTCCTTTtccctttttcatttttttttttttttttacagagaacACGAGTGGAGACAATCCTTGAAGATGAGAGAGGTCTTACAATCAACAGAGATATCTCGTGACCAGTTACAAACATCTTCTCTTATCTTTGTAAAATATATTGTAACCTTAATTTAGTAACGATATTGTATCTTGTAAAATTCACATTTATAAGCAAGATGCTTCATGAAAAAATGACATCACTTTAGTGATGTTTGACTTCTTACATGATGTGAATAATCAGAATatactataaataatagtaaacttgcagctACAactatggcccaatttcatagagctgctaagcacaagtatttgcttagcatgaaattttttcctagattttcaggataaacagttgaataccagtaacaagcaatattcaacatggaaatttggttggtaatcctgttttgatCAAGGgagaaacttcatgctaagcgttaatgtttgtgcttagcacctccatgaaattgggcccatgttttAATTCtcttttgacatgtttgagggACAAGAGCTGGttagtatactctgcttgtttCAGGAGAAatcaagcagagtatactgtttgagaCTGTTGAATCAAAACGATTCATAGTAACTGTATTTCCTACACTTGGTTCAAAGTCTGTTTGATCGCATTATAAAACACATGTACAAGTTTGcgcattttgttttacatgctGTACCACCTGACCACTATTGCATTACTTATCCCTATTGAACCAAAAATGCCACggcctacatgtagttgtacACTACACTGTTTTCATGGAAACATGTGGTTATCAAAATAAGGAACAGAGATTAGTAAGGTTTGCAAATGCTATTTCCTCAACTTTGACAGTACTTCAGTACTGGAGGATTAGTACTTTGTCTTAGGTTTGTAAATTATGCATGATACACAATTAGGTTTTTGGAAGaatacattcattccaattttCTGGTgatcaagaaacatatcataaagggatggtacatcattggttattggaagagtacattcattccaattttCTGGTGATCAAGAAACATATCACAAAGACTGGGCTTTTGGCAGAAGTGGAATTACTTCCCAAGAAATCAACAATACCAAATAAACTTAGAATCACAAGAATGCTTTAACGTACAGGTAATTATGAGAAGTtatgaaaacacaaatatttagTAAACAATTCAGAAGTTGTTTATCATGgtcaagtaaaaataaagtttatAAACATCccattcaattttgtaaataaaatgtttttaaaagtgaaATGAACGTGTGTGAACGGTttcagtttttaatattttctctcAATACCTTTTTGTACCATGTACATATGTAACATGTTTAAATATGACTTGGTTTAAATGACAAAGTGTGACCTTTGACAATCCAGAGAATTCTTGACAGGCAAGATTTCATGTTCGGGTGGGAAAGTGGTGTGTCTTGGCCAAGTGGATAAGAGTAccgaacccaagctctggtgtttccgtTCAGCAAGAgtatgggtttgagtcccggttgtgacacttttgtccctgagcaagaaacttaactACATGCTTCTCATCAccaatacaatgatccacacaaacatgcctcgaaattgcacggttttccttttacctcgtcgacttacgcggtcggccatttatgggagtcaaaaatttgactcccataaatggccgaccgtgttagttcgcgcagtaaaaggaaaaccaggcaacttcgaggcaaaattgtgcggatcattgtattctacttttaacacatctttccaaccatatgcattttataataaaagggttacaaacgctttttatagaccaactcgtccgatccaaggcaacgtgttcctttaatttgataCTTTGTCTGCGTGTTTACACAAACACATGGTATTCAAGAGTAGTCTGGGCACAAACTCTTCTTACACAACAAAACGCACAAAGAAACAGTTGATTAGTTGTTACCCCTTGTATACAAAGTATCTTTCTgcaaatttatttcatttaaaataacctcTCCAGGAACGCACAAAAAAACAACCAGACCTTGCTCAAGATTtaaggtaaaaaacaaaacaacatttttcttAAGAGTCACCAGAGAATGGTGAAACAACTACCTGTAATTGTACACACAAAAAAGGGAAGTCAATCACAGAGCATGAAAGAGGGGTTCTCaggtaaaatttgattttgtactgcccccaaaaatgtaaaaattacaACATGTATTCTCACAATAATCGCGTCATATTACATTTTTGTAATGCCATtaaaaaatttgaataaatcaaaaattgcaaaacctCACACCAAATTTGATTGATAATGTTTGATGCCACAGAAATAGAAAGCCTAATTGAGAAAGACTTTACTAGTGTCGAAACGTTGGGCCATTAactattattttttgcatttgtacCGAAGGCCCTTTAAATTGCGTAAGTTTCCACCTGCTTGTAGCCAAATCAAAATATTCACTGTGCATCAATCTAAAACACTgctaatgataaggagtatcaaatgtctCAGAGAAAGCACTACATTCAAGTCAAAATGCCATTCAatttattgcatggccccattATTCATGAACAGTTTTGAATAATAGCATCATGCCTACCTGAAGCTTGCACTTAAGCAATGATGGCCAAATAATTAACCatgaatagttttttttatccGCTTGCCCTTGGTGGACTTAAACAAAAATTGGCTCTATATCCAACCAAACTAAAGCCAACTAAATCTTCTCTGTacatgtttaaagccattggacacttttggtaaacagtattgtccaaaggcccacactttgtgaatcacaacttatatataaaataacgaacctgtgaaaatttaggctcaatcgatcagcggagtcgggagaaaataatgggaaaacccacttttgtttccacacgttttgccgtgtcatgatatgtgtttactataaatccgtaattctcgttgtcaagaattgataattgtttcaatgttttctcaaaaagtaaagcatttgatGGGATAAATTTCATGAGAAGTCGTTTACCTTTAcaatctgtaaaccctgtaagttatttgtaaatttgtgaacttttttgtgtgttttctgtaccgaaagtgtataatggctttaaaggcactggacactattgcttattacaattgttggcataaaaacttacttggtacatgtaacaagcaatggagaaattttgatagtataaaaacattgtgagaaaaggctccctttgaagtgacgtagttttcgagaaagaagtaattttccacgaatttgatttcaagacctcagaattagattttgaggtcccgaaatcaagcatctgaaagcacacaacttcgtgtgacaagggtgtttttcttccattattatcttggaaCTTCGCTGACTAATtgagttttcacaggtttgttattttgtgcataaatgtccagatacaccaagtgagaagactggtcttttgacaattaccaaagatgtccagtatCTTAAAACAGCCCTGAACTGCCCTAAACAGCCCTGAGCTAGTTTTAAGTTTAACATTTGAAACAGGTACATCTGTACATGtagcaaattcgacgaccaattgggctcaaattttcacaggttggttacttaatgcatgttgagatacaccaatgagaagactggtctttgacaattaccaaaaacgtgtccagtgtctttaactctgTCATTAGCTGACCTATCGCTAGAGACTGGTTTATCCCTTCAAAAGATCCTAAAACATGTACTTTGAGCGAGATTCAAAGTTTTTACAATTTCAAACTTCTTTAATCACTGACACACAAGGTTCTGCCCACAGTGGTCGGTGCCGGAAAACCCTCCTGGCACTCAGGATTCCCAAACCACCACATGAAGGAATCTTCTGTTTCCAACCACCACACAGTTTCACGATTTTTAAATTACACTTACAATTTGCTTTCAATTTGCTTTCAAaggttttcaacaaaatgttaaacttggtatttaaaagtaaaaatagtATCCAAAAGCCATTAATTTTCagcacttctttgatttttagagtCTATTTACATACTATATGATCTACTGATCCATCTTGTAATGGTTTCCAGGAAAATGTTTTACCACAACTAAAGAAATCCTGGCAGAACCCTGGAAACAATGATAATGtgacctttttggtaaaaaaaaatgagagatTTGCAAAACGTTTGTTAACCCAAGTTCATGGCTGAAACAATCATTTAATACAGTGTGAACATATCTTAAAAATTATCTGTGTCTCTAAGTTTCTGTACACCTATAAATAAAACCATTCTCCCAGCAAAGCCGAGCTGTTGACAAGGTTTGTTGACAAACtttctatttaaaggcagtggacattattggtagttactcaaaatagttattagcactaaaccttacttggtaacgagtaatggggagaggttgatagtataaaacattgtgagaaatggctccctctgaagtgacatagttttttataaagaagtaattttatgcgaatttgattttgagacctcagatttagagtttgaggtctcgaaatcaagcatctgaaagcacacaacttcgtgtgacaaggtgtttttttctttcgttaatttctcgcaacttcggcgaccaattgagctcaaattttcacagggttgttactTTATAATGCATAGGCCTatgcgttgagatacaccaagtaagaagactggtcgttgacaattaccaatagtatctagtgtctttaaaacaatgttCAGGTGCACTTATTTGAAGCGTACTTGATGACTGTCCTTATTTATCCAAATTGTTAATGTGTTCTCATACTTTTGCATACTCCATACTACACAGTTTGCTGCTGTTAAATGTATAGGAATTGAACCTACAAGTACATGTGTTGAGCTACGTGTAGACATTCTTGAATTAAAAATTGCAAATCATTTTAAGCAAGTAACACTTATGCAAGGTCATCCTGCTACACACTGTTGCAGTCAGTGCTACACACTGTTGCAGTTAGTGCTGCACACTGTCACAGTCAGTGTAACAAACCGTTTTCAGCAATTTGGGCATATCCACTAGATCAAAGCAACACATTCTTGCAGTCGGTGTGGCAAATCCTGATAGACATTTGAAAATCTTCACATGGTCAATGATTCCGCTCTTGAAGTCAAAAAGCAAATCGTTTCAGCACGACACACCcttatacagtacatgtacatacatgtagtcatgTGTGGCAAATCCTTTAAGACATCTGCACATCTTTCTGTATTGTAACTGCAACACTTTTTTGTAGTTAATGCTAGATGGCCAGCTTGGCAAAGCTTAGCCTTTTGCAGAACTTTATCCTTATGTTAGTGAACAGCACATTTTTGTAGTCAGCAAAATGGTTAGTTTCGTTGCATATTTAGTTTACTTTACAAATATCCACATTAGCAACACTGAATGTTCACAAGCATTCTTGTTGTCAAAGTGGCAAAACCTTCAAAAACTTTCTGGTATTCAATGTGGCAGTGCAAGACGGCCATTTTGGCAAATCCTTTCAGCTTTCTCGAACAGTGATCCTTATTGTACGGCATATTCAGCGAGATCGCAGTTGGGCAAATCCTCAAAGCCACTTGGACATATCAAGTAGATCAGCAAATCCCAatgtctgtgtgtgtgtgtgaggcaaaacatttttgtctttGCACATATACATGTATCGTGGCCAGTGCAGTACACTCTTGAAGAAGCAATTGGTTAGTTTTGCAAGTCCTATGAGAAACTTGCACCTTTATTCCTTGATGTTTTATTACGGCACATTTGTGTCAGC from Asterias amurensis chromosome 17, ASM3211899v1 includes these protein-coding regions:
- the LOC139950055 gene encoding uncharacterized protein; the protein is MGDKGDNEAPGSAGRGKFKHQNRKKLTAKELSQMNPTQRSKYLAYEGATKQAAEGIENSKKRVLEQKKMDLMSSKKAAEVDVEKEKHSQLIGQLKAAEARNRLRVMRLRYQNNRAQEVKHLISCQPTAIKAVRLQAMVPPVPDRYSPGDELDKLQRTRVETILEDERGLTINRDIS